A genomic window from Enterobacter pseudoroggenkampii includes:
- the aphA gene encoding acid phosphatase AphA, with protein MRKITLALSAACLLFSLNSAVVARASAPTPLYTGTTAAILAEQAPIHWVSVAQIENSLMGRAPMAVGFDIDDTVLFSSPGFWRGKKTYSPDSEAYLKNPEFWEKMNNGWDEFSIPKEVARALIAMHVKRGDSIYFVTGRSQTKTETVSKTLQDDFQIPATSMNPVIFAGDKEGQNTKTQWLEKKNIKVFYGDSDNDITAAQDVGARGIRVLRASNSTYRPLPMAGKFGEEVIVNSEY; from the coding sequence ATGCGCAAGATCACACTGGCGCTCAGCGCCGCCTGCTTATTGTTCTCGCTTAATAGCGCCGTCGTCGCGCGAGCTTCTGCCCCGACGCCGCTTTATACCGGCACCACCGCCGCCATTCTTGCCGAGCAGGCGCCCATTCACTGGGTTTCCGTGGCCCAAATCGAAAACAGCCTAATGGGCCGTGCGCCAATGGCCGTGGGTTTTGACATTGACGATACCGTGCTGTTCTCAAGCCCCGGCTTCTGGCGCGGTAAGAAAACGTATTCACCCGACAGCGAAGCGTATCTGAAGAACCCGGAATTCTGGGAAAAAATGAACAACGGCTGGGACGAATTCAGCATCCCGAAAGAGGTTGCCCGTGCGCTTATTGCCATGCACGTGAAGCGCGGTGACAGCATTTATTTTGTAACCGGCCGCAGTCAAACCAAAACGGAAACCGTCTCTAAAACGCTGCAGGATGATTTCCAGATCCCGGCGACCAGCATGAACCCGGTCATTTTTGCGGGTGACAAAGAGGGGCAAAACACCAAAACCCAGTGGCTGGAAAAGAAAAACATCAAAGTGTTTTATGGCGATTCGGATAACGACATCACCGCCGCACAGGATGTGGGTGCCAGAGGGATCAGGGTGTTACGCGCGTCTAACTCAACCTATCGCCCGCTGCCGATGGCCGGAAAGTTTGGCGAAGAGGTGATCGTCAACTCGGAGTATTGA
- a CDS encoding YjcB family protein codes for MATITTSMVLLRWPLLSAVLMFLASTLNIQFRKSDYAGLAVISTLLGLGAACWFATGLLGITLLDIAAVWENIKVVMVEAMSHTPPDWPMVIT; via the coding sequence ATGGCAACCATTACTACCAGCATGGTTCTCCTGCGCTGGCCTTTGTTGAGTGCGGTACTGATGTTTTTGGCCAGCACGCTGAACATTCAGTTTCGTAAATCTGACTACGCGGGTCTCGCTGTCATCAGCACCCTGCTGGGGCTGGGTGCAGCCTGCTGGTTTGCAACGGGTCTGCTTGGCATCACTCTGCTGGATATCGCCGCCGTCTGGGAAAATATTAAAGTGGTGATGGTTGAGGCGATGAGCCACACACCGCCAGACTGGCCGATGGTCATTACCTGA
- a CDS encoding quinone oxidoreductase: MATRIEFHKHGGPDVLKAVEFTPTAPGENEVQVENKAIGINYIDTYIRGGLYPPPSMPSGLGTEAAGVVIKVGSAVKHIKEGDRVVYAQSALGAYSSVHNVPADKAALLPNAISFEQAAASFLKGLTVYYLLRKTYEIKPDEQFLFHAAAGGVGLIACQWAKALGAKLIGTVGNAQKAQRALQAGAWQVINYREESIVERLKEITSGKKVRVVYDSVGKDTWEASLDCLQRRGLMVSFGNASGAVTGVNLGILNQKGSLYVTRPSLQGYITNREELEEASNELFSLIASGVIKVDVAEAQKYPLTDAQRAHEVLESRATQGSSLLIP, encoded by the coding sequence ATGGCAACACGTATTGAATTTCACAAGCATGGTGGCCCTGACGTACTCAAAGCGGTGGAGTTCACCCCCACCGCGCCTGGCGAAAACGAAGTGCAGGTTGAAAACAAAGCCATCGGCATAAACTATATCGACACCTATATTCGCGGCGGGCTCTACCCGCCTCCGTCGATGCCGAGCGGACTGGGCACCGAGGCAGCCGGTGTCGTCATCAAAGTGGGCAGCGCGGTTAAGCATATTAAAGAGGGTGACCGCGTGGTATATGCTCAGTCTGCGCTGGGCGCTTACAGCTCCGTCCACAACGTTCCGGCGGATAAAGCCGCCCTGCTGCCTAACGCCATCTCCTTTGAGCAGGCAGCAGCCTCGTTCCTGAAAGGTTTGACGGTTTACTACCTGCTGCGCAAAACCTATGAAATTAAACCCGACGAGCAGTTCCTGTTTCATGCCGCAGCGGGTGGCGTCGGGCTCATCGCCTGTCAGTGGGCAAAAGCACTGGGAGCGAAGCTGATCGGCACCGTCGGAAATGCACAAAAAGCGCAGCGCGCGCTGCAGGCGGGAGCCTGGCAGGTGATTAACTACCGTGAAGAGAGCATTGTTGAGCGGCTGAAGGAGATCACCAGCGGCAAAAAAGTGCGCGTGGTGTATGACTCGGTAGGGAAAGATACCTGGGAAGCGTCGCTGGACTGCCTGCAGCGTCGTGGTCTGATGGTAAGCTTCGGGAATGCGTCAGGCGCGGTGACCGGCGTTAACCTGGGCATCCTGAACCAGAAAGGTTCTCTGTATGTGACTCGCCCTTCCCTGCAAGGATACATCACCAACCGGGAAGAACTTGAGGAAGCCAGCAACGAGCTGTTCTCGCTGATCGCCAGCGGCGTCATTAAGGTGGATGTGGCAGAGGCGCAGAAATACCCGCTAACCGATGCGCAGCGCGCGCATGAGGTGCTTGAGAGCCGGGCGACGCAGGGGTCGAGTTTGTTGATTCCCTGA
- the tyrB gene encoding aromatic amino acid transaminase, producing MFQKVDAYAGDPILSLMERFKEDPRSDKVNLSIGLYYNHEGFIPQLQAVAEAEARLNAVPHGASLYLPMEGLNTYRSTIAPLLFGADHAVLAQKRVATIQTLGGSGALKVGADFLKKYFPDSGVWVSDPTWENHVAIFEGAGFKVATYPWFDSETNGVRVEALLEKLNTLPERSIVLLHPCCHNPTGADLTNAQWDAVIEVLKARNLIPFLDIAYQGFGAGMEEDAYAIRAAASAGLPVLVSNSFSKIFSLYGERVGGLSVVCEDAEAAGRVLGQLKATVRRIYSSPPNFGAQVVATVLGDEKLKASWLAEVEAMRQRIQTMRQELVNVLKEAVPGHNFDYLLKQRGMFSYTGLSAAQVDRLREEFGVYLIASGRMCVAGLNASNVHRVAQAFAAVM from the coding sequence GTGTTTCAGAAAGTTGACGCCTATGCCGGCGACCCAATTCTCTCCTTAATGGAGCGTTTCAAAGAAGATCCTCGCAGCGACAAGGTGAACCTTAGCATCGGTTTGTATTACAACCACGAGGGTTTTATTCCTCAGCTGCAGGCCGTTGCCGAAGCCGAAGCGCGTCTGAACGCGGTTCCACACGGCGCGTCGCTCTATCTGCCGATGGAAGGGTTAAATACCTACCGCAGCACCATTGCGCCGCTGCTTTTTGGTGCCGATCACGCGGTGCTCGCGCAAAAACGCGTGGCGACCATCCAGACGCTGGGCGGCTCGGGTGCGCTGAAAGTGGGTGCAGACTTCCTGAAAAAATACTTCCCGGATTCAGGCGTGTGGGTCAGTGACCCGACGTGGGAAAACCACGTTGCGATCTTCGAGGGCGCAGGCTTCAAAGTGGCGACCTATCCATGGTTTGACAGCGAAACTAACGGCGTGCGCGTTGAAGCGCTGCTGGAAAAACTGAACACCCTGCCGGAGCGCAGCATTGTGCTGCTGCATCCGTGCTGCCATAACCCGACCGGTGCGGATCTCACCAACGCCCAATGGGATGCGGTGATTGAGGTACTGAAGGCCCGTAACCTGATCCCATTCCTCGATATTGCCTACCAGGGCTTTGGCGCGGGTATGGAAGAAGACGCCTATGCCATCCGCGCCGCTGCCAGCGCCGGGCTGCCTGTTCTGGTGAGTAACTCCTTCTCTAAAATCTTCTCCCTGTACGGTGAACGCGTTGGCGGTCTGTCCGTGGTGTGTGAAGACGCCGAAGCGGCAGGTCGCGTGCTCGGCCAGCTTAAGGCGACGGTGCGTCGCATTTACTCCAGCCCGCCGAACTTTGGTGCGCAGGTGGTGGCGACGGTTCTCGGTGACGAAAAGCTAAAAGCGTCCTGGCTTGCGGAAGTGGAAGCGATGCGCCAGCGCATTCAGACGATGCGTCAGGAGCTGGTTAACGTCCTGAAAGAGGCCGTGCCGGGACATAACTTCGACTATCTGCTCAAGCAGCGCGGGATGTTCAGCTATACCGGACTGAGTGCGGCCCAGGTCGATCGTCTGCGCGAAGAGTTCGGCGTCTACCTGATTGCCAGCGGCCGTATGTGCGTGGCGGGCCTGAATGCCAGCAACGTTCATCGCGTGGCGCAGGCGTTTGCTGCTGTAATGTAA
- the uvrA gene encoding excinuclease ABC subunit UvrA, with translation MDKIEVRGARTHNLKNINLIIPRDKLIVVTGLSGSGKSSLAFDTLYAEGQRRYVESLSAYARQFLSLMEKPDVDHIEGLSPAISIEQKSTSHNPRSTVGTITEIHDYLRLLYARVGEPRCPDHDVPLAAQTVSQMVDNVLSQPEGKRLMLLAPIIKERKGEHTKTLENLASQGYIRARIDGEVCDLSDPPKLELQKKHTIEVVIDRFKVRDDLATRLAESFETALELSGGTAVVSDMDDPKAEELLFSANFACPICGYSMRELEPRLFSFNNPAGACPTCDGLGVQQYFDPDRVIQNPELSLAGGAIRGWDKRNFYYFQMLKSLAEHYKFDVEAPWASLSPNVHKVILFGSGKENIEFKYMNDRGDTSVRRHPFEGVLHNMERRYKETESSAVREELAKFISNRSCATCEGTRLRREARHVFVENTALPTISDMSIGHAMDFFNNLKLSGQRAKIAEKVLKEIGDRLKFLVNVGLNYLTLSRSAETLSGGEAQRIRLASQIGAGLVGVMYVLDEPSIGLHQRDNERLLGTLIHLRNLGNTVIVVEHDEDAIRAADHVIDIGPGAGVHGGQVVAEGTLKDIMAVPESLTGQYMSGKRKIEVPKQRVAADPEKVLKLTGARGNNLKDVTLTLPVGLFTCITGVSGSGKSTLINDTLFPIAQTALNGATLAEPAPYRDIQGLEHFDKVIDIDQSPIGRTPRSNPATYTGVFTPVRELFAGVPEARSRGYTPGRFSFNVRGGRCEACQGDGVIKVEMHFLPDIYVPCDQCKGKRYNRETLEIKYKGKTIHEVLDMTIEEAREFFDAVPALARKLQTLMDVGLTYIRLGQSATTLSGGEAQRVKLARELSKRGTGQTLYILDEPTTGLHFADIQQLLEVLHQLRDQGNTIVVIEHNLDVIKTADWIVDLGPEGGSGGGEILVSGTPETVAECEASHTARFLKPLL, from the coding sequence ATGGATAAGATCGAAGTTCGGGGCGCCCGCACCCACAATCTCAAGAATATCAACCTCATAATCCCTCGCGACAAACTCATTGTCGTGACCGGGCTTTCGGGGTCTGGCAAATCCTCACTGGCTTTCGACACCCTGTATGCCGAAGGACAGCGTCGTTACGTTGAATCACTCTCTGCGTACGCGCGTCAGTTCCTGTCGCTGATGGAAAAACCGGATGTTGACCATATTGAAGGGTTGTCCCCTGCTATCTCTATTGAGCAGAAGTCCACCTCGCATAACCCGCGTTCAACGGTCGGTACCATTACCGAAATTCATGACTACCTGCGTCTGCTGTATGCCCGCGTGGGTGAGCCGCGCTGCCCGGACCACGACGTCCCGCTGGCGGCCCAGACCGTCAGCCAGATGGTGGATAACGTGCTGTCGCAGCCGGAAGGCAAACGCCTGATGCTGCTGGCTCCAATCATCAAAGAGCGTAAGGGCGAACACACCAAGACGCTGGAAAACCTGGCAAGCCAGGGCTATATCCGCGCCCGTATCGACGGTGAAGTGTGCGACCTGTCCGATCCGCCCAAGCTGGAGCTGCAGAAGAAGCACACCATCGAAGTGGTGATTGACCGCTTCAAGGTGCGTGACGATCTCGCCACGCGTCTGGCGGAATCCTTTGAAACGGCGCTGGAACTCTCTGGCGGCACGGCCGTGGTCTCCGACATGGACGACCCGAAAGCGGAAGAGCTGCTCTTCTCCGCCAACTTTGCCTGCCCGATTTGCGGTTACAGCATGCGCGAGCTTGAACCGCGCCTGTTCTCCTTTAACAACCCGGCGGGCGCGTGCCCGACGTGTGACGGCCTGGGCGTCCAGCAATATTTCGACCCGGACCGCGTGATCCAGAACCCGGAGCTGTCGCTGGCGGGCGGGGCCATTCGCGGCTGGGACAAGCGTAACTTCTACTACTTCCAGATGCTGAAATCGCTGGCAGAGCACTACAAGTTCGACGTCGAAGCGCCGTGGGCCAGCCTGAGCCCGAACGTGCACAAAGTGATTCTGTTCGGTTCCGGCAAAGAGAACATTGAGTTCAAGTACATGAACGATCGCGGCGATACCTCCGTGCGTCGTCACCCGTTCGAAGGGGTGCTGCACAATATGGAGCGACGCTACAAAGAGACCGAATCCAGCGCGGTGCGCGAAGAGCTGGCGAAGTTCATCAGCAACCGCTCCTGCGCCACCTGCGAGGGCACGCGCCTGCGTCGTGAAGCGCGCCACGTGTTTGTGGAAAACACGGCGCTGCCGACCATCTCAGACATGAGCATCGGCCACGCGATGGACTTCTTCAATAACCTGAAGCTCTCCGGCCAGCGTGCGAAAATCGCCGAAAAAGTGCTGAAAGAGATCGGCGATCGCCTGAAGTTCCTGGTGAACGTCGGCCTGAACTACCTGACGCTTTCCCGCTCGGCGGAAACGCTCTCCGGCGGTGAGGCTCAGCGTATCCGTCTGGCCAGCCAGATTGGCGCGGGCTTAGTCGGCGTGATGTACGTACTGGACGAGCCGTCCATCGGCCTGCACCAGCGCGACAACGAGCGCCTGCTCGGCACCCTGATCCACCTGCGCAATCTCGGCAACACGGTGATCGTGGTGGAGCACGACGAAGATGCCATCCGCGCCGCAGACCACGTGATCGATATTGGTCCGGGCGCAGGCGTGCACGGCGGTCAGGTCGTTGCAGAAGGGACGCTGAAGGACATTATGGCGGTACCCGAGTCGCTGACCGGTCAGTACATGAGCGGCAAGCGCAAGATTGAAGTGCCAAAACAGCGCGTAGCGGCAGATCCGGAAAAAGTGCTGAAGCTGACCGGCGCGCGCGGCAACAACCTGAAAGACGTCACCCTGACGCTGCCGGTTGGCCTGTTTACCTGTATCACCGGCGTGTCCGGTTCCGGTAAATCGACGCTGATCAACGATACGCTGTTCCCGATTGCGCAGACGGCGCTGAACGGCGCGACGCTGGCCGAGCCTGCACCGTACCGCGACATCCAGGGGCTGGAGCATTTCGATAAGGTTATCGATATCGACCAGAGCCCGATTGGCCGTACCCCGCGCTCTAACCCGGCGACCTATACCGGCGTCTTCACGCCCGTACGTGAACTGTTTGCCGGTGTGCCTGAAGCACGCTCCCGCGGCTATACGCCAGGACGTTTCAGCTTTAACGTGCGCGGCGGCCGCTGCGAAGCGTGCCAGGGCGATGGCGTGATCAAGGTTGAGATGCACTTCCTGCCGGATATCTACGTGCCGTGCGACCAGTGCAAAGGCAAACGCTATAACCGCGAAACGCTGGAGATTAAGTACAAGGGCAAGACCATCCACGAAGTGCTGGATATGACCATCGAAGAGGCGCGCGAATTCTTCGACGCCGTCCCTGCGCTGGCGCGTAAGCTGCAGACGCTGATGGACGTCGGCCTGACCTACATTCGTCTGGGACAGTCCGCCACTACGCTGTCCGGTGGTGAAGCGCAGCGCGTGAAGCTGGCGCGCGAGCTGTCAAAACGCGGTACCGGTCAGACGCTCTACATTCTGGATGAGCCAACCACCGGCCTGCACTTTGCTGACATCCAGCAGCTGCTCGAGGTTCTGCATCAGCTGCGCGATCAGGGCAACACCATCGTGGTCATCGAACATAACCTGGACGTGATTAAAACCGCGGACTGGATTGTCGATCTCGGCCCGGAAGGCGGCAGCGGCGGCGGTGAAATTCTTGTCTCCGGTACGCCAGAGACCGTTGCAGAGTGCGAAGCCTCGCACACCGCGCGCTTCCTTAAACCGTTGCTGTAG
- a CDS encoding secondary thiamine-phosphate synthase enzyme YjbQ, with translation MWYQQTLTLSAKPRGFHLVTDEVIGQLRDLSRVRTGLLHLLLQHTSASLTLNENCDPTVRSDMEHHFLKSVPDNAPYEHDYEGADDMPSHIKSSLLGVSLMLPVHNGRLLLGTWQGIWLGEHRIHGGSRKIIATLQGE, from the coding sequence ATGTGGTACCAACAGACCCTGACCTTAAGCGCGAAGCCACGCGGATTTCACCTGGTGACGGATGAAGTCATCGGGCAACTCCGCGACCTGTCGCGCGTCAGAACGGGTTTGCTGCATCTGCTGCTTCAGCACACGTCCGCCTCTCTGACGCTGAATGAAAATTGCGATCCCACCGTCCGGTCCGACATGGAACACCATTTTCTGAAGAGCGTCCCGGACAACGCGCCTTACGAGCATGACTATGAGGGGGCGGACGATATGCCTTCGCATATTAAATCCTCTTTGCTGGGCGTATCGCTGATGCTGCCGGTCCACAACGGGCGGCTGCTGTTGGGAACGTGGCAGGGGATCTGGCTGGGTGAGCATCGTATTCACGGTGGTTCGCGTAAAATTATCGCCACGCTACAAGGGGAATAA
- the alr gene encoding alanine racemase: MQAATVVINRRALRHNLQRLRELAPASKLVAVVKANAYGHGLLETARTLPDADAFGVARLEEALRLRAGGITQPILLLEGFFEATDLPTIADQHLHTAVHNEEQLAALETAELSEPVTVWMKLDTGMHRLGVRPESAEAFYQRLCRCKNVRQPVNIVSHFARADEPECGATEQQLDIFNTFCEGKPGMRSIAASGGILLWPQSHFDWARPGIILYGVSPLENKPWGPDFGFRSVMSLVSNLIAVRDHKAGEPVGYGGTWTSERDTRLGVVAMGYGDGYPRAAPTGTPVLVNGREVKIVGRVAMDMICVDLGPEAQDKPGDDVVMWGEGLPVERIAEITKVSAYELITRLTSRVAMKYID, encoded by the coding sequence ATGCAAGCGGCAACTGTTGTGATTAACCGCCGCGCTCTGCGACACAACCTGCAACGTCTGCGTGAACTGGCACCCGCCAGCAAGCTCGTTGCAGTCGTGAAAGCGAACGCTTACGGACACGGTCTTCTTGAGACCGCGCGAACGCTCCCCGATGCCGACGCCTTTGGCGTCGCCCGTCTTGAAGAAGCTCTTCGCCTGCGCGCGGGGGGGATTACTCAACCGATTCTGCTCCTCGAAGGCTTTTTCGAAGCCACAGATTTGCCGACCATTGCTGACCAGCATCTGCATACGGCAGTGCACAACGAAGAACAGCTGGCCGCACTTGAAACCGCCGAGCTGAGCGAGCCGGTGACCGTGTGGATGAAGCTCGACACGGGCATGCACCGTCTTGGCGTGCGTCCGGAGAGCGCGGAAGCGTTCTATCAGCGTTTATGCCGGTGCAAAAACGTGCGCCAGCCGGTGAATATCGTCAGCCATTTCGCCCGCGCCGATGAGCCCGAGTGCGGTGCGACCGAGCAGCAGCTGGATATCTTTAATACCTTCTGCGAAGGCAAGCCGGGGATGCGCTCGATTGCGGCATCCGGCGGTATTCTGCTGTGGCCGCAGTCGCATTTCGACTGGGCGCGACCGGGCATCATTCTCTACGGCGTGTCGCCGCTGGAGAACAAACCCTGGGGGCCGGACTTTGGCTTCCGGTCGGTTATGTCGCTGGTCTCTAACCTGATTGCCGTGCGAGACCATAAAGCGGGTGAGCCGGTGGGCTACGGCGGTACCTGGACCAGCGAGCGTGATACCCGTCTTGGCGTGGTGGCGATGGGCTATGGTGATGGCTATCCCCGCGCAGCTCCAACGGGTACGCCGGTTCTGGTCAACGGTCGCGAAGTGAAGATTGTCGGCCGCGTGGCGATGGATATGATTTGTGTTGATCTGGGGCCTGAAGCCCAGGATAAGCCTGGTGATGATGTCGTGATGTGGGGTGAGGGACTGCCTGTTGAACGCATTGCTGAAATCACGAAAGTAAGTGCTTACGAACTTATCACGCGCCTGACCTCGCGGGTAGCGATGAAGTACATTGATTGA
- a CDS encoding MmcQ/YjbR family DNA-binding protein: protein MTISDILQYCMSKPGAEQSVHSDWKATQIKVGDVLFAMVKEVEGRPAASLKTSPELADLLRQQHDDVRPSKHLNKAHWSTVYLDGSIPGSQIYYLVDASYQQAVELLPETTRQQLSV from the coding sequence ATGACAATTTCGGATATACTTCAGTACTGCATGAGCAAGCCCGGCGCGGAGCAGAGCGTCCACAGCGACTGGAAAGCCACGCAGATTAAGGTAGGTGATGTGCTGTTTGCGATGGTGAAAGAGGTAGAAGGCCGTCCGGCGGCGTCGCTGAAAACCAGCCCTGAACTGGCGGATTTGCTGCGTCAGCAGCATGATGACGTGAGGCCGAGCAAGCACCTCAATAAGGCGCACTGGAGCACCGTCTATCTGGATGGATCGATTCCAGGATCACAGATTTACTACCTGGTGGATGCGTCCTATCAGCAGGCGGTTGAGCTGCTGCCGGAAACCACCCGACAGCAACTCTCCGTGTGA
- the ssb1 gene encoding single-stranded DNA-binding protein SSB1, producing MASRGVNKVILVGNLGQDPEVRYMPSGGAVANITLATSESWRDKATGEMKEQTEWHRVVLFGKLAEVAGEYLRKGSQVYIEGQLRTRKWTDQSGAEKYTTEVVVNVGGTMQMLGGRQGGGAPAGGGQSQQQGGWGQPQQPQGGNQFSGGAQSRPQQQSAPAPSNEPPMDFDDDIPF from the coding sequence ATGGCCAGCAGAGGCGTAAACAAGGTGATTCTCGTCGGTAATCTGGGCCAGGACCCGGAAGTACGCTACATGCCGAGTGGTGGCGCAGTTGCCAACATTACGCTGGCTACTTCCGAATCCTGGCGTGATAAAGCGACCGGTGAGATGAAAGAGCAGACCGAATGGCACCGCGTTGTGCTGTTTGGCAAACTGGCCGAAGTGGCCGGTGAGTATCTGCGTAAAGGTTCTCAGGTCTATATCGAAGGCCAACTGCGTACCCGCAAATGGACCGATCAGTCCGGTGCTGAGAAGTACACCACTGAAGTCGTGGTTAACGTGGGCGGTACCATGCAGATGCTCGGTGGCCGTCAGGGCGGCGGTGCACCGGCAGGTGGCGGTCAGAGCCAGCAGCAGGGCGGTTGGGGTCAGCCTCAGCAGCCGCAGGGCGGCAACCAGTTCAGCGGTGGCGCGCAGTCTCGCCCGCAGCAGCAGTCTGCTCCGGCACCGTCTAACGAACCGCCAATGGATTTCGACGACGACATTCCGTTCTGA
- the dnaB gene encoding replicative DNA helicase yields MAGNKPFNKQTEPRERDFQVAGLKVPPHSIEAEQSVLGGLMLDNERWDDVAERVVAEDFYTRPHRHIFTEMARLQESGSPIDLITLAESLERLGQLDSCGGFAYLAELSKNTPSAANISAYADIVRERAVVREMISVANEIAEAGFDPQGRTSEDLLDLAESRVFKIAESRANKDEGPKNIADVLDATVARIEQLFQQPHDGVTGVNTGYDDLNKKTAGLQPSDLIIVAARPSMGKTTFAMNLVENAAMLQDKPVLIFSLEMPSEQIMMRSLASLSRVDQTRIRTGQLDDEDWARISGTMGILLEKRNIYIDDSSGLTPTEVRSRARRIAREHGGIGLIMIDYLQLMRVPSLSDNRTLEIAEISRSLKALAKELHVPVVALSQLNRSLEQRADKRPVNSDLRESGSIEQDADLIMFIYRDEVYHENSDLKGIAEIIIGKQRNGPIGTVRLTFNGQWSRFDNYAGPQYDDE; encoded by the coding sequence ATGGCAGGAAACAAACCCTTCAACAAACAGACTGAACCTCGCGAGCGTGATTTCCAGGTCGCAGGGTTAAAAGTCCCGCCGCACTCGATTGAAGCGGAACAGTCGGTGTTGGGCGGTTTAATGCTGGATAACGAACGCTGGGACGACGTCGCCGAGCGCGTCGTGGCGGAAGATTTCTACACCCGTCCGCACCGCCACATCTTTACCGAAATGGCGCGTCTGCAGGAGTCGGGCAGCCCGATCGACCTGATTACGCTCGCGGAATCGCTGGAGCGTCTTGGGCAGCTCGACAGCTGCGGCGGATTTGCCTATCTGGCGGAACTGTCAAAAAACACGCCTAGTGCGGCGAACATCAGCGCTTATGCCGATATCGTGCGCGAACGTGCCGTCGTCCGCGAGATGATATCGGTGGCGAACGAGATCGCCGAAGCCGGTTTTGATCCGCAGGGCCGCACCAGCGAAGACCTGCTCGACCTTGCTGAGTCCCGCGTCTTTAAAATCGCCGAAAGCCGCGCCAATAAAGACGAAGGCCCGAAAAACATCGCCGATGTCCTCGATGCCACCGTGGCCCGTATCGAACAGCTGTTCCAGCAGCCGCACGATGGCGTCACCGGCGTGAACACCGGCTATGACGATTTGAACAAGAAAACCGCCGGCCTGCAGCCGTCGGATTTGATTATCGTCGCCGCGCGTCCGTCGATGGGTAAAACCACTTTTGCGATGAACCTCGTCGAAAACGCGGCAATGTTGCAGGATAAACCGGTACTGATCTTCAGTCTTGAGATGCCCTCCGAGCAGATCATGATGCGTTCACTGGCATCGCTGTCGCGCGTGGATCAGACCCGCATCCGTACCGGTCAGCTCGACGATGAGGACTGGGCGCGCATCTCCGGCACCATGGGCATTCTGCTGGAAAAACGTAACATCTATATCGATGACTCCTCCGGCCTGACGCCGACGGAAGTTCGCTCCCGCGCGCGCCGTATCGCCCGTGAACATGGCGGTATCGGCCTTATCATGATCGACTACCTTCAGCTGATGCGCGTCCCGTCGCTCTCCGACAACCGTACGCTGGAAATTGCGGAGATTTCCCGCTCTCTCAAGGCGTTAGCCAAAGAGCTGCACGTGCCGGTCGTGGCGCTGTCGCAGCTGAACCGCTCCCTGGAACAACGTGCCGACAAGCGTCCGGTCAACTCCGACCTGCGTGAATCCGGCTCCATCGAGCAGGATGCCGACTTAATCATGTTCATCTACCGTGATGAGGTTTATCACGAGAACAGCGACCTGAAAGGGATCGCCGAAATTATTATCGGTAAACAGCGTAACGGCCCGATCGGGACGGTACGTCTGACCTTTAACGGACAGTGGTCGCGTTTCGACAACTATGCCGGTCCTCAATATGATGATGAGTAA